A genomic segment from Nicotiana sylvestris chromosome 1, ASM39365v2, whole genome shotgun sequence encodes:
- the LOC138868894 gene encoding uncharacterized protein, which produces MAILDQENTFVGDTVVPVATNIGIDPSDPLYLHPSDNPGAMLVSIPFSGIGYRSWRYSVMHGLSVKNKLGFISGECKPPVPQSQRFRQWERCDDMVTSWILNSLSKDIADNVEYASNAVELWKELEDRYEQTNGARLYQIQKEINDLSQGVLNITGYYTKLKKLWEELNTLSKMTHCSCTCTCGAKENMHKAKQDRRLIQFLMGLNEVYTVV; this is translated from the coding sequence ATGGCCATATTagatcaggaaaatacatttgtTGGTGATACTGTTGTTCCAGTTGCGACGAACATCGGAATAGATCCAAGTGATCCTCTTTATCTGCATCCGTCAGATAATCCTGGAGCAATGCTCGTTTCAATTCCTTTTAGTGGAATTGGATACAGGTCTTGGAGATACAGTGTAATGCATGGTTTATCTGTAAAAAACAAGCTAGGTTTCATAAGTGGAGAGTGTAAGCCACCGGTGCCTCAATCTCAGAGATTCAGACAATGGGAGCGATGCGATGATATGGTAACGTCTTGGATTCTAAATTCACTTTCTAAAGATATTGCGGATAATGTGGAATATGCTAGCAATGCTGTTGAGCTGTGGAAAGAATTGGAGGATAGATATGAGCAGACTAATGGTGCCAGATTATACCAGATCCAAAAGGAGATAAATGATTTGTCTCAAGGTGTGTTGAACATTACAGGCTactatactaagctaaaaaagcTATGGGAAGAGCTAAATACCTTGAGCAAAATGACTCACTGCAGTTGCACCTGTACATGTGGTGCCAAGGAGAACATGCACAAGGCCAAGCAGGACAGAAGATTGATACAATTTCTCATGGGACTCAATGAAGTCTACACTGTTGTGTGA
- the LOC104220574 gene encoding uncharacterized protein has product MASWYVMFVFGLVLVHATARNIPEVSKPNEPQTQAHEVQTQGLTINTEVISTAPTPSEGLDDQKNFLAFGGVGGWAGVGGYAGVLPTLGGIGGGMGVGGGIGGVSGIGGLGGLGGIGGAAGGVGGAGGLGGVGGGLGGIGGIKP; this is encoded by the exons ATGGCAAGTTGGTACGTAATGTTTGTGTTTGGACTTGTACTTGTCCATGCAACAGCAAGAAATATTCCTGAAGTGTCCAAACCAAACGAGCCCCAAACTCAg GCTCATGAGgttcagactcaaggtctaacGATAAACACTGAGGTTATAAGTACAGCTCCAACACCCAGTGAAGGACTTGATGACCAAAAGAACTTTTTGGCATTTGGTGGCGTTGGTGGCTGGGCAGGAGTTGGTGGATATGCTGGTGTATTGCCAACTCTGGGTGGAATTGGTGGCGGCATGGGCGTCGGTGGTGGAATAGGCGGTGTTAGTGGAATTGGAGGGCTCGGCGGGCTTGGTGGCATTGGTGGAGCAGCTGGCGGCGTTGGCGGTGCCGGAGGACTTGGTGGTGTTGGTGGTGGTCTTGGTGGCATTGGTGGTATCAAACCCTAG